One genomic window of Medicago truncatula cultivar Jemalong A17 chromosome 1, MtrunA17r5.0-ANR, whole genome shotgun sequence includes the following:
- the LOC25484379 gene encoding AT-rich interactive domain-containing protein 2 gives MANGSSLDRPEAETFTEFHKNGGCLVEGRVDSADHDNDKAKQKSLFFQLFSAYLKENCSRGNVRPVPVMLGEGQLLDLYQLFALVKEKGGYDAVSRKGLWNSVIVELGLDLRILASVKLVFDKYLNDFEGWLRKSFEEKSLKNGNDGLNSLPIDLEKEFQNLFCSNLKDKDDDFVPLESSNIIKHIDLVNQKSDGYLLDTKNQNNKCDGVQNVNSYGNGGDDEKLGTGVKDVMTASCVETEKEFNSRKRNRESPVAQPLTEPSKGKEYKGDQDIFVQMLRARDVLSVRKHAEPNRGSSSKKVKMNPAKYEDLRRSKRLSVAKLHGMESEKIPMEKTTSKPDVMIKKKKSTSKAAVTKKKISTAKAAVTEEKKYDPFSDDSRDVSVGPLFQVEVPQWTGIVYGSDSKSLGTQVWPVKDDSRPTTETDLIGRGRQGKCSCNVQGSVDCVRLHIAANRMKLKFELGSAFYHWGFDKMGEEVSLQWTGDEEKRFKDIMSLKIPSQNKSFWNNPSSYFQKRTRKDMVSYYFNVYLIQLRSYQNRVTSETVDSDDDEIEFESFGDGFGRKAIKRPSIEFKECSENK, from the exons ATGGCAAACGGGTCATCCCTTGATCGGCCTGAAGCTGAAACTTTTactgaatttcataaaaatggcGGTTGTCTTGTCGAGGGTCGTGTTGATAGTGCTGATCATGACAATGACAAGGCTAAACAAAAATCTttgttttttcaacttttttcgGCTTACCTAAAGGAGAATTGTAGTAGAGGCAATGTGAGGCCAGTGCCGGTCATGCTCGGTGAGGGTCAATTGCTTGATTTATATCAATTGTTTGCCCTTGTGAAGGAAAAAGGCGGGTATGATGCGGTATCGAGAAAAGGGTTGTGGAATTCTGTGATAGTTGAACTGGGTTTGGACCTTCGTATTCTAGCTTCAGTGAAATTAGTTTTTGACAAATATCTGAATGATTTCGAAGGTTGGCTCAGGAAATCTTTCGAAGAGAAGAGTTTAAAAAATGGGAATGATGGGTTGAACTCATTGCCAATAGATCTAGAAAAAGagtttcaaaaccttttttgcTCAAATCTGAAGGACAAAGATGATGATTTTGTCCCGTTAGAATCGAGTAACATCATAAAGCACATTGATTTGGTTAACCAGAAGAGTGATGGTTATTTATTGGACACtaaaaaccaaaataacaaATGTGACGGTGTCCAAAATGTTAACAGTTATGGTAATGGCGGCGACGATGAAAAATTAGGCACTGGTGTTAAGGATGTTATGACCGCCTCTTGTGTTGAAACTGAGAAGGAATTTAATTCTCGCAAACGTAATCGGGAATCGCCTGTAGCTCAACCATTAACAGAACCATCAAAGGGGAAGGAGTATAAAGGAGACCAGGACATTTTTGTTCAGATGCTGCGGGCACGAGATGTTCTGTCGGTCAGAAAGCATGCAGAACCAAACCGTGGATCATCATCCAAG AAGGTGAAGATGAATCCTGCCAAGTATGAGGATCTGAGACGTAGTAAAAGGCTGTCTGTTGCAAAGTTGCACGGTATGGAATCAGAAAAAATTCCGATGGAGAAAACAACTAGCAAACCAGATGTCATgatcaagaagaaaaaatcaactTCCAAAGCAGCTgtgacaaaaaagaaaatatcaacTGCCAAAGCAGCTGTGActgaagagaaaaaatatgacCCATTTAGTGATGATTCTCGTGATGTTTCTGTTGGTCCTCTTTTCCAAGTGGAAGTCCCACAATGGACTGGTATAGTTTATGGGAGTGACTCTAAATCTTTAGGCACACAAGTATGGCCTGTTAAAGATGATTCAAGACCTACCACAGAAACAGATCTTATTGGTAGAGGAAGACAAGGAAAGTGTAGCTGCAATGTTCAAGGTTCAGTTGACTGTGTAAGATTGCATATTGCTGCAAACAGGATGAAGCTGAAGTTTGAATTAGGTTCGGCATTTTACCATTGGGGATTTGATAAAATGGGCGAGGAAGTTTCACTTCAATGGACAGGTGATGAAGAAAAGAGATTTAAGGATATAATGAGTCTAAAAATCCCCTCCCAAAACAAGTCTTTTTGGAACAATCCATCCAGTTACTTTCAAAAGAGGACAAGAAAAGACATGGTGAGTTATTACTTCAATGTATATCTTATTCAACTAAGAAGTTATCAGAATCGAGTGACTTCGGAGACTGTTGACAGTGATGATGACGAAATCGAATTTGAATCTTTTGGTGATGGTTTCGGGAGGAAAGCTATCAAGCGTCCATCAATTGAATTCAAGGAGTGCTCAGAGAACAAGTAA
- the LOC25484378 gene encoding LOW QUALITY PROTEIN: serine hydroxymethyltransferase 3, chloroplastic (The sequence of the model RefSeq protein was modified relative to this genomic sequence to represent the inferred CDS: deleted 2 bases in 1 codon) produces MTLLRLNVGTTIKVPISSLSNCSAKPFATLALGTTAQIFSERSFANAGFPIRSFVNRKIFCSLNEDNLSVGEGRSFPNYGFTEADESEIPFDERVLAAFHLDCNKWGVSVKPLAGSVINFAVYISILKLGDRIMYLNLTHKGHLSHNFASQYFEIMPYRLDESTDLIGLEKTAAEFRPKLIVASVYPPDVNYSRIRKIADEVGAFFMMDMTHILGFVAESVLADPFEFCDIVATATLKVCFDIGFSLHFLLKMKEEFAFKNYQKQVCVIVAFQHWLKLGVNHFRPITFIHTIVQVVANCIALANRLVEHGYKLVSGGNDNHMVLVDLGQFGIDGALVKKILNMAFINGNKNLVSGDKNALVSNGISIGTKAMTTRGFNEKEFELFADLIHEGVLLSFEAKSLVLGSMDQDFMNVFISPEFSLGDKVSDLRRKVQALAPSSGSKMFGYGLRFYEFCDIA; encoded by the exons ATGACTTTACTACGACTAAATGTTGGTACTACGATCAAGGTTCCGATTTCATCTCTCTCTAACTGTTCCGCAAAGCCTTTCGCTACTTTGGCTTTAGGCACTACCGCACAGATTTTTTCAGAAAGATCTTTTGCAAATGCTGGTTTTCCTATCCGTTCTTTTGTTAACAGAAAGATCTTTTGCAGCTTGAATGAAGATAATCTTTCAG TGG GTGAAGGAAGGAGTTTCCCAAATTATGGCTTTACTGAAGCTGATGAGAGTGAAATTCCTTTTGATGAAAGGGTACTTGCCGCATTCCATCTAGATTGTAATAAGTGGGGTGTAAGTGTTAAACCATTAGCTGGTAGCGTGATTAATTTTGCAGTGTACATTTCAATTCTTAAGCTAGGTGATCGAATAATG TATTTGAATTTGACTCACAAGGGACATTTATCTCATAATTTCGCCTcgcaatattttgaaattatgcCGTACCGACTTGATGAATCAACAG ATCTTATTGGGCTGGAGAAAACTGCTGCTGAATTCCGACCAAAGCTCATTGTTGCTAGTGTGTATCCTCCAGACGTCAATTATTCTCGCATTAGAAaa ATAGCAGATGAAGTAGGTGCTTTTTTTATGATGGATATGACTCATATTCTTGGGTTTGTTGCCGAGTCTGTGCTTGCCGATCCATTTGAGTTTTGTGATATTGTTGCCACCGCAACCCTCAAGGTTTGCTTTGATATTGGGTTCAGCTTACATTTTTTACTCAAAATGAA AGAAGAATTTGCATTTAAAAATTACCAAAAGCAGGTATGTGTCATTGTCGCTTTTCAACATTGGTTAAAGTTGGGTGTAAACCACTTCCGACCAATAACATTCATTCATACCATCGTGCAGGTGGTTGCTAACTGTATAGCTCTTGCTAACCGATTAGTTGAACATGGATATAAACTGGTTTCTGGTGGTAATGATAATCACATGGTTCTTGTTGATCTTGGGCAATTT GGTATTGATGGTGCTCTCGTGAAGAAAATTCTCAACATGGCTTTTATAAACGGCAACAAGAATTTAGTGTCTG GTGACAAGAATGCCCTAGTTTCCAACGGCATTTCCATTGGGACAAAAGCAATGACAACAAGAGGATTTAATGAGAAAGAATTTGAACTATTTGCGGACTTAATTCATGAGGGTGTGCTGTTAAGTTTCGAAGCAAAAAGTTTGGTCTTGGGATCTATGGATCAAGATTTTATGAATGTTTTCATATCGCCTGAATTTTCTTTGGGAGACAAGGTTTCAGATTTGCGTAGAAAAGTTCAAGCTCTTGCTCCTTCGTCTGGAAGCAAAATGTTTGGTTATGGTttaagattttatgaattttgtgaCATCGCCTGA